One stretch of Micromonospora echinospora DNA includes these proteins:
- a CDS encoding ATP-grasp domain-containing protein, protein MTTTQEPFVRRLRTALLGTDRIPLVFLGNFEVEQRWGGDEPGLPRVALTAGDAMVNRMDEFALLLAGPDDYVVLKDRPHPEHLAHLETLGTALPHLLITDRQDPHRTVTQDALDSPALLARLSALSGAAAIVPHGVSGDEEALAALTGVALAGSPAAVCKSVNGKIYSRRIATELGLRQSAGWICETVEDLDEAVEHARVLLAAGRPVVLKDSYGVSGKGLLLIRDAARLDQIHRTLRRRADRSGDQRLALLVEEWVAKTVDLNYQFTVFRDGGVHFDFVKEAVTANGVHKGHRMPAGLTEGQLAIVTHSAAVLGARLARDGYHGVVGVDAMLDPEGGVYPVVEINARHNMSTYQVGLQEHLVPAGWYALARQYPLRLARPLRFGEVRDGLGPWLLSAAGAAGMVVQNFSTVNALVREGTGAADGRLYGLLTAPTADELAAMDGEIAGRLAAVAEGTRQ, encoded by the coding sequence ATGACGACGACACAGGAACCTTTCGTCAGACGGCTGCGGACGGCGTTGCTGGGCACCGACCGGATCCCGCTGGTGTTCCTCGGCAACTTCGAGGTCGAGCAGCGGTGGGGCGGTGACGAGCCGGGCCTGCCCCGCGTCGCGCTGACCGCGGGTGACGCGATGGTCAACCGGATGGACGAGTTCGCCCTGCTGCTGGCCGGTCCGGACGACTACGTGGTGCTCAAGGACCGGCCGCACCCGGAGCACCTGGCCCATCTGGAGACGCTCGGGACGGCACTGCCGCATCTGCTGATCACCGACCGCCAGGACCCGCACCGCACTGTGACCCAGGACGCGCTGGACAGCCCGGCCCTGCTGGCCCGGTTGTCCGCCCTGTCCGGGGCGGCCGCGATCGTCCCGCACGGGGTCTCCGGGGACGAGGAGGCGCTCGCCGCGCTGACCGGGGTCGCGCTGGCCGGGTCGCCGGCGGCCGTCTGCAAGTCCGTCAACGGCAAGATCTACAGCCGGCGGATCGCCACCGAGCTGGGGCTGCGCCAGTCCGCGGGCTGGATCTGCGAGACCGTCGAGGACCTGGACGAGGCGGTGGAACACGCCCGGGTCCTGCTCGCGGCCGGGCGGCCGGTGGTGCTCAAGGACTCGTACGGGGTGTCCGGCAAGGGCCTGCTGCTGATCAGGGACGCGGCGCGCCTGGACCAGATCCACCGGACGCTGCGTCGCCGGGCCGACCGTTCCGGCGATCAGCGGCTGGCGCTGCTGGTCGAGGAGTGGGTCGCCAAGACCGTCGACCTCAACTACCAGTTCACCGTGTTCCGCGACGGCGGGGTGCACTTCGACTTCGTCAAGGAGGCGGTCACCGCCAACGGCGTACACAAGGGGCACCGGATGCCGGCCGGGCTGACCGAGGGCCAGCTCGCGATCGTGACGCACAGCGCCGCGGTGCTCGGCGCCCGGCTCGCCCGAGACGGCTACCACGGCGTGGTCGGGGTGGACGCGATGCTCGACCCGGAGGGCGGCGTCTATCCGGTCGTGGAGATCAACGCGCGGCACAACATGTCGACCTACCAGGTGGGTCTCCAGGAACACCTGGTGCCGGCGGGCTGGTACGCGCTGGCCCGGCAGTACCCGCTGCGCCTGGCGCGGCCGCTGCGCTTCGGTGAGGTCCGGGACGGGCTCGGGCCGTGGCTGCTGAGCGCCGCCGGTGCGGCCGGGATGGTGGTGCAGAACTTCTCGACGGTGAACGCCCTGGTGCGAGAAGGCACGGGAGCTGCGGACGGCCGGCTGTACGGCCTGCTGACCGCGCCGACGGCCGACGAGCTGGCGGCGATGGACGGGGAGATCGCGGGCCGCCTGGCGGCCGTGGCGGAAGGAACACGACAGTGA
- a CDS encoding 3-oxoacyl-[acyl-carrier-protein] synthase III C-terminal domain-containing protein, translating into MTALEAVSAYLPPERVPIDSLAGELGLTDTQVRMFRRYYGLAEVLREPTGTITDLMLNAAAKLSELRGRESQVRYVVQARTLQAIAPYPEDPLHDVVRALGLRHARAFAVTQHACASGLLAVEMAGRLLAEDGEPGALALVFVGEKAFTPSARMIPGTALMGEGCAAVLVGTGRRDRLLSYASATHGEFNAGLSLTAQMSLEFQQRYPDALAEVILAAVARAGITVADLDVVLPHNVNRVSWVRVARNVGIPVERLFLDNMPVTGHCFCADSFLNYVAARELGRLRPGDRYLMAAVGLGSTFAAAVFEH; encoded by the coding sequence GTGACCGCCCTCGAAGCGGTCTCCGCCTACCTGCCGCCGGAACGGGTGCCGATCGACTCGCTGGCCGGGGAGCTGGGACTGACCGACACGCAGGTCCGGATGTTCCGCCGGTACTACGGACTGGCCGAGGTGCTGCGGGAACCGACCGGCACGATCACCGACCTGATGCTCAACGCCGCGGCGAAACTGTCCGAGCTGCGCGGCCGCGAATCCCAGGTCCGGTACGTGGTGCAGGCCCGGACCCTGCAGGCGATCGCACCGTACCCCGAGGATCCGCTGCACGACGTGGTGCGGGCCCTCGGCCTGCGGCACGCGCGGGCCTTCGCGGTCACCCAGCACGCCTGCGCCTCAGGGCTGCTCGCCGTCGAGATGGCCGGCCGGCTGCTCGCCGAGGACGGCGAGCCCGGCGCGCTGGCCCTGGTCTTCGTCGGTGAGAAGGCGTTCACCCCGTCGGCCCGGATGATCCCCGGCACCGCGCTGATGGGGGAGGGCTGCGCGGCCGTCCTGGTCGGCACGGGCCGGCGCGACCGGCTGCTGTCGTACGCCTCGGCCACCCACGGCGAGTTCAACGCCGGGCTGTCCCTGACCGCGCAGATGTCCCTGGAGTTCCAGCAACGCTATCCGGACGCGCTCGCCGAGGTGATCCTCGCGGCGGTGGCGCGCGCCGGGATCACCGTCGCCGACCTGGACGTGGTGTTGCCGCACAACGTGAACCGGGTGTCCTGGGTTCGGGTGGCGCGCAATGTCGGGATCCCGGTGGAGCGCCTGTTCCTGGACAACATGCCGGTCACCGGCCACTGCTTCTGCGCCGATTCCTTCCTCAACTACGTCGCGGCCCGCGAGCTGGGCCGGTTACGGCCCGGCGACCGCTACCTGATGGCCGCGGTCGGACTGGGTTCGACATTCGCCGCCGCGGTCTTCGAGCACTGA
- a CDS encoding acyl carrier protein — protein MTILPNHRAAGQLRPWLRDRVADFTNRDPATIDTATPLADLGLDSVYALALCGEIEDHLGVPLEPTIVWDHPSIDALTEYLSGLPLDAGT, from the coding sequence TTGACCATCTTGCCGAACCACCGGGCCGCCGGACAGCTCCGTCCGTGGCTGCGGGACCGCGTCGCCGATTTCACCAACCGGGACCCGGCCACCATCGACACCGCCACGCCCCTGGCCGATCTGGGCCTCGACTCGGTGTACGCGCTCGCGCTCTGCGGTGAGATCGAGGACCACCTCGGGGTGCCCCTGGAACCGACGATCGTGTGGGACCACCCGAGCATCGACGCACTCACCGAGTACCTGTCCGGCCTGCCGCTGGACGCCGGGACGTGA